Below is a genomic region from Sphingomonas sp. SORGH_AS_0950.
TTAGTGCGCTGAAGACGTCGGGTGCCGCCTCCGCGCATATGCGCCAATCTCCCAGGCGATCCCGCGTGACGAGCACGTTACGCTGCTTCGCGTCCATCGTGATGACGCGGTCGCCTGCGGCAGATACCCGCCGATCATGATAGATACTGCTGCCCTCTGCACAGCCGAGCAGGAGTAAAAACAACCAGCAGGTTATCGAGGCCTTCGGCATGTGTCCTCCCGCGCTAAGCCCGAGTTGTCTCGATACTTAAGTCGACATCATGTGATGATGGTTCTCGACTGCCGATACGCGCGAATCCGAGATCGAGGATGATTGTACACGCGTCGTAGAAGCGCAATGATTCTTGTTGTTTCATCACCGGATCGGACGAGTTTTCTTATCGGCTTCAGTAAAGAGAGGAAGGGCGTCTCCCGGCCTTGCCGGGACCGTCGCTCTATTACGCTCTGCTTCACCGAGTCCCTGCGGGTCTCGGCCCATTCGGGTGACGATCGACTGACGGGGCGCGAGCGCGCAAGGAAGTATCTTTCCCCATAGCGGCAACATGGTACCGGCCCGCCCGGGCAAGAGACATGCTGCCCGGCGAACAGCTCTTCCGTGGTCGGCAGGGACGCGGAAGGGGGTGCGGGATCGGGCGGGCGTCCATCACCCCCGGCAACGTCGACGCGTCGGGCTATCCACCGTTGCGCAGCGAGGCTCCGGCCAGCGCGCTTCACCCCCACTCTTGGAGGCGCAATCCTTGGGCCGGCTCGGGGCCTTATGCGATCAACCCGTAAAGGGTCCGGGCGCTTCGCTACGGCTTTTTGCCGGGCCGGCAAAAAGTGATCGCGGCCCCCCCCGTCCTGTCGGGCGCCTGTCGAGCGGGGATGAACCCCGTCGGCTTCACAGGAGCCTCGGACATGTTCAACGATATCTGGATCGCCCGCAAAAACGCGCTCAACCTCGCCCAGACCCTCATGGTCGCCACCATGGTCATCGCCGTCGGCCCCCAATATGCCGTTATCACCGCCGACGATCACGACAGCTCGTTGACCGTCATCCAGGAATACGACCCTTTCACTTGACCGCCCCCGGGGGCCGTTCGGCCCCCGCCCCGTCCTCGTACCGGACAGATCGGGGACGCTGGTGTGCATTCTGCCGCCAGCCTATGTGCTAAACCCCCCGGTCAATGCCTATCCTCAATCCTATTCGCTTCGACGGTACTCTGTCGATCCGCGATCACGCCGTGCCGATCGCCTTCCGCGCGGGAATGGACGATGATGGCGGATTGACGCTCGCACTCGACCCGATTCAACCCGCCCGCGCGGGTACGCCCTTCCACGTTGAAGGCGAACCGCTCCAGGCGCAGGCCGCTTGCTCGCTGGATGGGCGGTCCGACGATGGTTGGCGCTTTGCGAGCGACACGCTCTACGTGACGAGCTGGCGCCGCCCTCCGAACGATCGGGTCGAGATCGAGGCCGATTGCAGCATCGCATCGTTTAGCCGGGACGTTCCCACTGATCACCAGGATTTGCGTGCTTGGTATTTTCGCAAGCTGGGCACCATTAGAGGCATCGAGCGGCAAACGCGTCTAGGGCGGCTCGTTTTCACTGGCTATACCCAACGCCCGATGCAGGTCCCCGCGGCCGTCATCGCGATTCATGCCGGGGCGCAGGAGCGCGCTGGCTGGTGGGAGGAGAGCGAGCGCTTCCTGATACACCTTGCGCGCGTGCTCTCATTCGCGAGTGACGTGTATGCCTTGCCTGTCTACGAGCAGTCCGTTCGACACGGCGTCATGACATTGCGCGTAATTCGGCGTGGACCGGCGCCCAGTCCCTACATGCCGCCGTTCGATGCCCTTTTCATGGACCAGATCTTTGCCTGCGCGGTCAGGATCTTCGACGAACGGCCCGGGGTGATCGAGCAACTCGAACCGGCGATCCGCTGGATGACCGCTGGCGTCGCGTACCAGGAGTCACGTCTTCTCAACGCGATGAGCGCGCTTGAGAGCATCCTCGCTCGATCCGACCTGCCCGATCGCTTCATGGACCAAAGTGCTTTCACGGAACTCAAAAGGCGCGTGCGGCGGTTCCTGCGCGCCGAGCATGCGCCGTCGCGCATGGGAGGCAAGGTCGACGAACTCAACAGACGGTCGTTCCGCGACAAAATCGCGGATTTGATCGCGTCCCGGGGCATCATCGTCGCCGATCTGCCCTCCGATTGGCTGCCGTCCCTGATCGAGGCCCGGAACGTCCTCGTTCATACCGGCGTCGCGCCTGACCTCGCTGCCCCCGACGGCCGCCTGCTCGACCATATCATATGGGCGCGCGAGATCGTCACACGCATCATTCTCGACGCCATCGGGTTCTCAGGCCAGTATCAGAGCTGGCTGCACCGTTCCGCCTATCTGAGTTTTCCTGGCTGTCGGCCCATGAGCGAAGTGGCTGCCGGTTTGTCCATCAATAGCGTCCGCATCGACAGGCGAACCCGGCGCTGACAACAGGATGGATGCTCACTGCGCGCTCTGGGCACGGTCGATCAGCCGGAGGAGCGCTTCACCGCTCTCGCAGAGCCAATGGCCCTGTTCTTCGCAACAGGCAAAGAGCCGCTCCAAGAGGGGCGCATCGGTCGCCAGCATCGCCGCCCGGCCATGTGCAAAGCCGAGGGCGGTTCGCATGCCCTTCCGGCGCTCCGCAAAGACCACCCCGCGATCGTCATCAAGCAGGATTTGTTCGACCCGCTCGTAGAACCAGTAGCTCACGCGGGTCCGTGGCCGATGAATGCAGATGAAGCGGCGCGGCCATGCATCCAGTTCGGCTTCGCTCCAGTCGGTGAAAAGGTCCCCGATATTCCACTTTCGGAGCTTCCGTCTGTCGTCACGCGATAGTCGCTTGACCGGTCGCTCGTCATCCCGTCGTTCGAGCGCCTCGCACGCTTCGTCCCGGTCCTCCCAGCGAGCCCGACCGTTGGTGAATACGAAGCCGATCCCACGATAGCGCTCGGGGTTCGCCGCTACGGTCGCCAGGAGCGATGGCGCGCCCGGAGCGATCGGGAGCGGACGGCGCGGATAGCCCATCTGCGCCCTCCTCTTCCAGGCCTCGGTCGCGCGATCGAGCGCCTGCTGGTCGATGGCCTTCGCGCGGCGAGCGAGCCGTCTTAGCCAGGCCTCTACCTGCCCATAGGCCGTGGTGTCTGGCGCGAGGCGGACGCCTGCTTCGATCAGGCCGGCGACATCGAGGAAGCCGATCCCGTTATCCGAGGCGTTCGCGGAGCAGATGATGGCGCCGCGGTCGGACAGATACACTTTTGCATGCAGCCGTTCGACATGCTTGAGGTGCCGGTTTGACGGCGCTCCGAGGAGCCGAAGTTCGTCCGGGTTCGTCGCCCCCATCGACAGGTCGCAGAGGATCCGAGCATCGGCCGGCATTCCCGCCAATCCGAATAGATGCTGGACGGCACCCGCCCCCCAGAAGGCGACAGCGCAGCGGACGTCGTTGCCACGCAGGATTTCCGCGATCGCCGGGCCAAGCGTCGCGTCGTCCAAGAACATCGTGGTCATAGCCTGCCGCTCCCTCCAGCTCTCGCTCAATCCCGCCGGTCGCCGTCCATGTCGACCGTCATCACGATCGCCGCGGTGATCGGCGCAGTGCGGGCGTAGAAGAGCGCCC
It encodes:
- a CDS encoding phospholipase D family protein; the protein is MTTMFLDDATLGPAIAEILRGNDVRCAVAFWGAGAVQHLFGLAGMPADARILCDLSMGATNPDELRLLGAPSNRHLKHVERLHAKVYLSDRGAIICSANASDNGIGFLDVAGLIEAGVRLAPDTTAYGQVEAWLRRLARRAKAIDQQALDRATEAWKRRAQMGYPRRPLPIAPGAPSLLATVAANPERYRGIGFVFTNGRARWEDRDEACEALERRDDERPVKRLSRDDRRKLRKWNIGDLFTDWSEAELDAWPRRFICIHRPRTRVSYWFYERVEQILLDDDRGVVFAERRKGMRTALGFAHGRAAMLATDAPLLERLFACCEEQGHWLCESGEALLRLIDRAQSAQ
- a CDS encoding HEPN domain-containing protein, translating into MPILNPIRFDGTLSIRDHAVPIAFRAGMDDDGGLTLALDPIQPARAGTPFHVEGEPLQAQAACSLDGRSDDGWRFASDTLYVTSWRRPPNDRVEIEADCSIASFSRDVPTDHQDLRAWYFRKLGTIRGIERQTRLGRLVFTGYTQRPMQVPAAVIAIHAGAQERAGWWEESERFLIHLARVLSFASDVYALPVYEQSVRHGVMTLRVIRRGPAPSPYMPPFDALFMDQIFACAVRIFDERPGVIEQLEPAIRWMTAGVAYQESRLLNAMSALESILARSDLPDRFMDQSAFTELKRRVRRFLRAEHAPSRMGGKVDELNRRSFRDKIADLIASRGIIVADLPSDWLPSLIEARNVLVHTGVAPDLAAPDGRLLDHIIWAREIVTRIILDAIGFSGQYQSWLHRSAYLSFPGCRPMSEVAAGLSINSVRIDRRTRR